One part of the Chryseobacterium sp. 7 genome encodes these proteins:
- the rpiB gene encoding ribose 5-phosphate isomerase B — MKRKIAIAADHAGYEYKEIVKNYLSERFEVQDFGTFSTNSVDYPDFVHPAATSVENGENELGILICGSGNGVQITANKHQKIRCALCWMPEIATLARQHNDANMISMPARFISKELAIEIVDKFLSTDFEGGRHQNRVDKIAVC, encoded by the coding sequence ATGAAAAGAAAAATTGCTATCGCAGCGGACCATGCAGGCTATGAATATAAGGAGATTGTTAAGAACTACCTTTCAGAACGTTTTGAGGTTCAAGATTTTGGCACGTTTTCCACAAACAGTGTGGATTATCCGGACTTTGTGCACCCTGCTGCAACCTCTGTGGAAAACGGAGAAAATGAGCTGGGAATTCTGATCTGCGGAAGCGGAAACGGCGTTCAGATCACTGCGAACAAACACCAGAAAATAAGATGTGCATTATGTTGGATGCCGGAGATTGCAACACTGGCAAGACAGCATAATGATGCCAACATGATTTCAATGCCTGCAAGATTTATCTCAAAAGAACTGGCGATTGAAATTGTAGATAAATTTCTTTCAACAGACTTTGAAGGTGGAAGACACCAGAACAGAGTTGACAAAATTGCAGTTTGCTAA